The candidate division WOR-3 bacterium genomic interval AGTTGGATACGCTCAGACGGGCGCTGGGAATGGCCGAACAGAAAAGGGAGTCCAGCCTTCGGACCACCGGCCAAAAACTGACAGCCTGAGATGGATTTTACAGGAGAATCCGGACTTGACCATCGTTGTTCTAGTTAGTGACCGACTGGAAGTAGCGCGCGATGGCCGTGTCGTAACGGCTGGTGATCTGGAAGGCCTCGGCCGCAAGCTTCTTCCTCGTATCGGCGCTGGTGGTGCCCGACTTGGCAAGCTCGGCGATGATCGCCGCGTAGTACTTGGGGTCAGGCACGATAGTGACAAAGGCGTGGTTCTTGGCTGCGGCCCGCAGCAGGGTCACGCCGCCGATATCGATCAGTTCCACGAGTTCGTCGTGGGTCGCCTTGCGTGCCAGGCCGTCCTCGAACGCGTAGAGGTTGCAGACCACGATGTCGATCGGCTCGACCGTGTCGTCCTTCCGCGTCGTGAGGATGCCGCCGGCGATCTTCGGATGCAGGGTCTTCACCCTTCCCCCAAGTATCTCAGGAGAACCGGTGTAGTGCGCGATCTCGGTCACCGGGATGCCCGCGTCGCGAATCGCGGCCGCGGTCTTGGACGTAGAGAGAATCTCGTACCCGGCATTGGCGAGCGCTCGGGCCAGGTCCACGATGCCGGTCTTATCCCAGACGGAAATGATGGCTCGACGTTGAGGCATTTATGCTCCGAACTTCTTGAGTTTGAGTGAATGGGCCAGGAGCAGGTTCATCAGCCTGACCGACTCCAACCGGCCGTAGGTACCGCGTGCGCAGGCGCGCTCGCCAAAACCCTCGTGCGGCTCGCTCGGCCGGACGTAGTGCGAAGCGAGTAGCATCGGCACTTCGTGCCAGGAGTGACCGGCCTTGGCCGCCGGCGTGGAGTGGTCGCCGGTGATGCAGAGCACGTCGGGCTTGAGCGCCTCGAGTTGGGGCAGCACTTCGTCGTCGAACTGCTCGACCAGTTCCTGTTTGGCATCGAAGGCGCCGTCCTCACCTGCCTTGTCCGTCTCTTTGAGGTGCAGGAAGAAGAAGTCGTATCCGCTGTTCCAGTGCCGGCGCAGTGTCTCCACTTCGGAGTCCCACGTTCCTCCGGTCTCGAGCACGTCCATTCCCACGAGCTTTGCCAGCCCCCGATACATCGGGTAGGCAGCGACACAGGCCGGCGCAAGCTTGAACCGGTCCCGCATCGAGGGAATCGCCGGCGGCTGGGCGAGCCCGCGCAGCAGCACGAAGTTGGCGCTGTGCTGGTCCTTGAGCACGCCGGCGGCGAGCTCGATGAAACGGTTGGCCACGCGGGTTGACCTGGCCGCGGCCGGATCTGGTGACGAAACCGCGAGCGGCTTGAGCCCGTCCTGCTGCGGATCAGAATCGGCCAGGCCGCCTGAAAGACCCGACCCCTGGAAGACTACGACAAACCGATGGCCGATACCGGGCCTGACAATCACCTTCACGTCATCAATCGCCGGAATCGCCGTCTGCAGTCGCGCCGCAAGCTCGGTGCAGAGGTCGGTGGGAATCCTGCCTGCGCGGCGGTC includes:
- a CDS encoding 2,3-bisphosphoglycerate-independent phosphoglycerate mutase; the encoded protein is MDLIESLVTKSERKILLVVLDGLGGLPRNGKTELEAASTPNLNDLSRRSDLGLLTPVDVGITPGSGPAHLALFGYDPVKYDVGRGVLEALGIGLHPAPADLCARANFATLAAGGTLQDRRAGRIPTDLCTELAARLQTAIPAIDDVKVIVRPGIGHRFVVVFQGSGLSGGLADSDPQQDGLKPLAVSSPDPAAARSTRVANRFIELAAGVLKDQHSANFVLLRGLAQPPAIPSMRDRFKLAPACVAAYPMYRGLAKLVGMDVLETGGTWDSEVETLRRHWNSGYDFFFLHLKETDKAGEDGAFDAKQELVEQFDDEVLPQLEALKPDVLCITGDHSTPAAKAGHSWHEVPMLLASHYVRPSEPHEGFGERACARGTYGRLESVRLMNLLLAHSLKLKKFGA